One part of the Arabidopsis thaliana chromosome 1 sequence genome encodes these proteins:
- a CDS encoding Thioesterase superfamily protein (Thioesterase superfamily protein; CONTAINS InterPro DOMAIN/s: Thioesterase superfamily (InterPro:IPR006683); BEST Arabidopsis thaliana protein match is: Thioesterase superfamily protein (TAIR:AT1G35290.1); Has 1470 Blast hits to 1469 proteins in 508 species: Archae - 4; Bacteria - 1027; Metazoa - 0; Fungi - 0; Plants - 80; Viruses - 0; Other Eukaryotes - 359 (source: NCBI BLink).): MFQATSTGAQIMHAAFPRSWRRGHVLPLRSAKIFKPLACLELRGSTGIGGFHEIELKVRDYELDQFGVVNNAVYANYCQHGRHEFMDSIGINCNEVSRSGGALAIPELTIKFLAPLRSGCRFVVKTRISGISLVRIYFEQFIFKLPNQEPILEAKGTAVWLDNKYRPTRVPSHVRSYFGHFQCQHLVD, from the exons CCCGTTCTTGGAGGCGAGGGCATGTCCTGCCTCTCCGGAGTGCAAAAATCTTCAAGCCCCTCGCATGTCTCGAACTCAGAGGAAGCACAGG AATTGGTGGGTTCCATGAGATTGAACTTAAAGTTCGTGATTATGAATTGGATCAGTTTGGTGTTGTGAACAATGCTGTTTACGCAAACTACTGCCAACACG gTCGACACGAGTTTATGGATAGTATCGGTATCAACTGTAATGAAGTATCCCGTTCTGGTGGAGCCTTGGCAATTCCTGAGTTAACAATAAAGTTCCTTGCACCTTTACGT AGTGGATGTAGGTTTGTGGTGAAAACGAGGATATCGGGGATATCTTTGGTGCGCATTTACTTTGAACAGTTCATCTTTAAACTTCCAAATCAAGAG CCTATTTTGGAGGCAAAAGGAACGGCTGTGTGGCTTGACAACAAGTACCGGCCTACTCGTGTCCCATCTCATGTACGCTCATATTTTGGTCACTTCCAGTGTCAACACTTGGTCGATTGA
- a CDS encoding Thioesterase superfamily protein: MFQATSTGAQIMHAAFPRSWRRGHVLPLRSAKIFKPLACLELRGSTGIGGFHEIELKVRDYELDQFGVVNNAVYANYCQHGRHEFMDSIGINCNEVSRSGGALAIPELTIKFLAPLRSGCRFVVKTRISGISLVRIYFEQFIFKLPNQEVYLVAPSSLLCWFSACV, from the exons CCCGTTCTTGGAGGCGAGGGCATGTCCTGCCTCTCCGGAGTGCAAAAATCTTCAAGCCCCTCGCATGTCTCGAACTCAGAGGAAGCACAGG AATTGGTGGGTTCCATGAGATTGAACTTAAAGTTCGTGATTATGAATTGGATCAGTTTGGTGTTGTGAACAATGCTGTTTACGCAAACTACTGCCAACACG gTCGACACGAGTTTATGGATAGTATCGGTATCAACTGTAATGAAGTATCCCGTTCTGGTGGAGCCTTGGCAATTCCTGAGTTAACAATAAAGTTCCTTGCACCTTTACGT AGTGGATGTAGGTTTGTGGTGAAAACGAGGATATCGGGGATATCTTTGGTGCGCATTTACTTTGAACAGTTCATCTTTAAACTTCCAAATCAAGAGGTATATTTAGTTGCTCCATCAAGCCTTTTGTGTTGGTTTTCTGCTTGTGTatag